One genomic region from Bradyrhizobium icense encodes:
- a CDS encoding DUF5993 family protein, producing MEFTVLFLAMVIVMLIAWRGRRPLALGLFGVVLIACVATYLHHATDTLKLSF from the coding sequence ATGGAATTCACCGTATTGTTTCTGGCCATGGTCATCGTGATGCTGATCGCCTGGCGCGGTCGGCGTCCGCTGGCGCTCGGCCTGTTCGGGGTCGTGCTGATCGCCTGCGTCGCTACTTATCTGCATCACGCGACCGATACGCTGAAACTGTCGTTCTGA
- a CDS encoding disulfide bond formation protein B, which translates to MTQARAIALNALSLYAVATVLAAAYAAQFILHELPCPLCLLQRILFAALAVGPILNIRFGPRPSHYAMSLLAAVAGAAASTRQVLLHILPGDAGYGSALLGYHYYTWALIGFVAAIVLLAAILLFDRQFEEDGAVLPVTGGAFAQIAVWLVIALTAANVVTTLLECGFGACADNPIVYELLKHAA; encoded by the coding sequence ATGACCCAGGCGCGTGCCATTGCGCTGAACGCACTCAGCCTCTACGCGGTGGCGACGGTGCTGGCGGCGGCCTATGCAGCGCAGTTCATTCTTCATGAGCTGCCCTGCCCGCTCTGCCTGCTGCAGCGCATCCTGTTCGCGGCACTGGCCGTCGGTCCGATCCTCAATATCCGCTTCGGCCCCCGTCCCAGCCATTATGCGATGTCGCTGCTGGCGGCGGTGGCAGGCGCTGCCGCATCGACCCGCCAGGTACTGCTGCACATCTTGCCTGGCGACGCCGGCTACGGTTCGGCGCTGCTCGGCTATCACTACTATACCTGGGCGCTGATCGGCTTCGTTGCCGCTATCGTGCTGCTCGCGGCGATCCTGCTGTTCGATCGCCAGTTCGAGGAAGACGGCGCCGTGCTGCCGGTCACCGGCGGCGCCTTCGCGCAAATCGCGGTATGGCTCGTGATCGCGCTCACGGCGGCCAATGTAGTGACGACGCTGCTCGAATGCGGCTTCGGCGCCTGTGCCGACAATCCGATCGTGTACGAACTGCTCAAGCACGCCGCTTAA